One part of the Cyclobacteriaceae bacterium genome encodes these proteins:
- a CDS encoding response regulator: protein MKILVVHRQKSLLKGIKWVLRERDPYIRFFESGLDGLLAARMTHYDMVICGTDLPVITGFEMARALRMNSRNPDIPLVMLADEIDHKVERLGHALGVSGLLMISEISRSLAALVEEALNRIKHEDKLALVQGLSMN, encoded by the coding sequence ATGAAAATTCTGGTGGTTCACAGGCAGAAAAGCCTGCTTAAAGGTATCAAGTGGGTTCTCCGTGAGCGCGATCCGTATATCCGGTTTTTCGAAAGTGGTTTGGATGGCCTCCTCGCAGCCCGGATGACGCATTACGACATGGTGATATGTGGTACCGATCTGCCTGTGATCACCGGTTTTGAAATGGCACGCGCCCTGCGTATGAATTCGCGCAATCCTGACATTCCGTTGGTAATGCTGGCCGATGAAATTGACCACAAGGTTGAACGACTCGGCCACGCACTGGGTGTTAGTGGTTTACTGATGATCAGCGAAATCAGCCGGTCGCTGGCAGCGCTGGTAGAAGAGGCACTTAACCGGATTAAACATGAAGACAAGCTGGCCCTGGTGCAAGGCCTGTCTATGAACTGA
- a CDS encoding patatin-like phospholipase family protein — protein sequence MNPYLTALQQTDIYERLLRLKGRHFSDVTDREGFQYVDLVQEGGGVLGIALVGYTYVLEQAGIRFFSLAGTSAGAINTLLLASLGKISDAKSERILELLANQNLIEFVDGDASVRKLVQQFIRNAPFKIVTLALNALKLLRILKTKLGLNPGNLFERWLIEALRQAGVTTLDDLEARRKILPAGLTHRSGEDLSNAVAKLVIITSDITTHTKVEFPRMANLYWANPGNVSPALLVRASMSIPFFFEPYQVNNIPNHPEQAKWWDEYARYTGPIPPAVKFVDGGMLSNFPINVFHRTDGKLPTRPTFGVRLSAYRENYSKVNNLFSFSGAMISTMRQIHDYDFLMKNPEYRKLICRIDADQEFNWLDFEMSEKEKEKLFVLGAQKAIEFLECFCWEDYKTLRAEL from the coding sequence ATGAATCCCTACCTAACCGCTTTACAACAAACCGATATATATGAACGTCTCCTACGTTTGAAAGGAAGGCACTTCAGTGACGTTACTGATCGGGAAGGCTTTCAGTATGTCGATCTGGTGCAGGAAGGTGGTGGCGTGCTGGGCATTGCCTTGGTGGGTTACACCTATGTGTTGGAGCAAGCCGGTATTCGTTTCTTTAGCCTGGCCGGTACCTCGGCAGGAGCCATCAACACGTTGCTGTTGGCCTCGCTGGGAAAAATAAGTGATGCCAAATCCGAGCGCATACTGGAATTGCTGGCTAACCAAAACCTGATTGAATTTGTGGATGGTGATGCTTCCGTACGCAAACTCGTACAGCAATTTATTCGTAATGCTCCGTTTAAAATAGTAACCCTCGCGTTGAATGCGTTGAAGCTGTTGCGGATACTCAAAACCAAACTGGGCCTCAACCCCGGCAACCTGTTCGAACGGTGGCTTATCGAAGCCCTGCGTCAGGCGGGCGTTACCACACTTGACGACCTGGAAGCCCGAAGAAAAATATTACCTGCCGGGCTTACCCACCGGAGCGGAGAAGATTTAAGCAATGCCGTGGCTAAACTAGTCATCATCACCTCCGACATCACCACCCATACCAAGGTGGAGTTTCCACGCATGGCCAACTTGTACTGGGCCAACCCTGGCAACGTTTCACCGGCACTACTGGTGCGCGCTTCTATGTCTATACCGTTTTTCTTTGAGCCATACCAGGTCAATAACATACCCAACCATCCCGAACAAGCGAAATGGTGGGATGAATATGCCCGTTACACAGGCCCCATACCCCCTGCTGTAAAATTTGTAGATGGGGGCATGCTCAGCAACTTTCCCATCAATGTGTTTCACCGTACCGATGGCAAACTGCCTACGCGTCCAACATTTGGTGTACGCTTAAGTGCTTACCGCGAAAACTATAGCAAGGTTAACAACCTGTTCAGCTTTAGCGGGGCAATGATCAGCACCATGCGCCAGATCCACGACTACGACTTTCTGATGAAGAACCCGGAGTACCGCAAACTTATTTGCCGCATAGATGCAGACCAGGAATTTAACTGGCTGGATTTTGAAATGAGTGAAAAGGAAAAAGAGAAACTGTTTGTGCTGGGTGCGCAAAAGGCAATTGAATTTTTAGAATGTTTTTGTTGGGAAGATTACAAAACATTGAGAGCTGAACTTTAA
- a CDS encoding carboxypeptidase-like regulatory domain-containing protein: protein MNKTLQLSIPTPCTENWSSFTPSEHGGFCKLCNKEVIDFTTWTDEQVKDYFKTFPQNTCGRFRQQQLGVYALNNASTKSPRITWLSAILSAGVIFFSSRYAYAQTLPKPPIEQVGTQININQKPAQTFPTLRLSGVVTAAEDGSPLPGVNVFLKGTAKGTTTDATGAFELQLEKLTGSEVLIFSFIGLKTVEYPITANAPENIVIKMEMDQTVLGEVIMMGGVCARKISVRRLWWRIKGLFY, encoded by the coding sequence ATGAATAAAACCCTACAACTCTCCATTCCCACACCCTGCACCGAAAACTGGAGTTCCTTCACGCCCAGTGAGCACGGTGGGTTTTGCAAATTATGTAATAAGGAAGTGATAGACTTCACCACCTGGACAGACGAACAGGTAAAAGATTATTTCAAAACCTTTCCGCAAAATACATGCGGGCGGTTTCGCCAACAGCAACTTGGTGTTTACGCCCTTAACAATGCATCAACCAAAAGCCCTCGTATTACCTGGCTTTCAGCCATACTTTCGGCAGGGGTAATTTTCTTCTCATCACGTTATGCGTATGCACAAACACTACCCAAACCACCAATTGAGCAAGTTGGCACACAAATCAACATCAACCAAAAGCCTGCACAAACTTTTCCAACCCTGCGTTTAAGCGGTGTTGTTACTGCGGCAGAAGATGGCTCACCACTGCCAGGGGTAAATGTATTTTTAAAAGGAACGGCAAAGGGTACCACCACCGATGCAACCGGTGCATTTGAGTTACAGCTTGAAAAACTTACCGGCAGCGAAGTGCTGATTTTTTCCTTCATCGGGTTGAAAACTGTTGAATACCCCATTACCGCGAATGCACCTGAAAACATTGTTATAAAAATGGAAATGGATCAAACTGTGCTTGGTGAAGTAATAATGATGGGTGGTGTTTGTGCCCGGAAAATCAGTGTAAGAAGGTTGTGGTGGAGAATTAAGGGGTTGTTTTATTAG
- a CDS encoding carboxypeptidase-like regulatory domain-containing protein, which translates to MFLVSKPITTARATENSKTEINIQIYNPHTFTFNDEIIVKGIVVSSEDRYPLPGVNIVLKGSTIGIATDAQGRFEFPQKLKEGDVLVFSFIGLRTLEYTVKKHSDDNGEIRMFKMIMEIMGEVAVHDIYETKQSGFQKIWAKMRGLF; encoded by the coding sequence ATGTTCTTGGTTAGTAAACCAATTACTACGGCTCGTGCAACCGAAAATAGTAAAACTGAGATAAACATACAGATTTATAACCCCCACACATTCACTTTTAACGATGAAATCATTGTCAAAGGCATAGTTGTTTCCTCAGAAGATCGATATCCATTACCGGGAGTTAATATTGTTTTAAAAGGATCAACTATTGGTATTGCAACCGATGCACAAGGTCGGTTTGAATTCCCACAAAAACTCAAAGAAGGAGATGTACTGGTTTTCAGTTTTATAGGACTTAGAACCTTGGAATACACGGTCAAAAAACATTCAGACGACAATGGTGAGATAAGAATGTTTAAAATGATTATGGAAATTATGGGCGAAGTTGCCGTGCACGATATTTATGAAACCAAGCAATCCGGGTTTCAAAAAATCTGGGCTAAAATGAGGGGCCTTTTCTAA
- a CDS encoding methyltransferase domain-containing protein — protein sequence MDQQKHWNTIAPTYEDEIFDVFKSDKRKILSRYFKKHANKSHRAIDFGCGVGKAFPYLAPAFKQVLALDISEECLANARQRPYKNIVFKHADLSNPRLKVAPAEFAFCCNVIMLPEVEKNSIMFRNIWKSLKKGGTAVIVLPSLESVLHASWQLIRLYKKEGVDLKAIPAHEFDYFQASKPDLIQGIIHINKVPTKHYTHSELMVLMRKAGFAVTAIEKIEYNWNTEFASAPASLKDPYPWDWLVACKK from the coding sequence ATGGATCAACAAAAGCATTGGAACACCATTGCCCCTACCTATGAAGACGAAATTTTTGATGTATTCAAAAGCGATAAGCGTAAAATACTTTCCCGTTATTTTAAGAAACACGCGAACAAAAGCCACCGTGCTATCGACTTCGGTTGTGGTGTAGGTAAGGCATTTCCTTACCTGGCTCCAGCGTTTAAACAAGTACTTGCACTGGATATTTCTGAAGAGTGCCTGGCCAATGCCCGCCAACGGCCCTATAAAAACATCGTGTTCAAACACGCTGACTTATCGAACCCACGGTTAAAAGTTGCGCCTGCTGAGTTTGCTTTTTGCTGCAACGTAATCATGTTGCCCGAAGTAGAGAAGAATAGTATCATGTTCAGGAACATCTGGAAATCGCTGAAGAAAGGAGGAACCGCAGTGATTGTTTTGCCCTCGCTTGAATCGGTTTTACATGCTTCGTGGCAACTGATCCGTTTATACAAAAAGGAGGGTGTTGATTTGAAAGCTATACCTGCCCATGAGTTTGATTACTTTCAAGCCAGTAAGCCTGATCTTATACAGGGCATAATCCATATCAACAAGGTGCCCACCAAGCACTATACCCACAGTGAATTAATGGTACTGATGCGCAAAGCCGGCTTTGCCGTAACGGCAATTGAAAAAATCGAATACAATTGGAATACCGAGTTTGCCAGTGCACCCGCTTCGTTAAAGGATCCTTATCCATGGGATTGGTTAGTGGCCTGTAAAAAATAA
- the galK gene encoding galactokinase, with product MVESLRKVFSGRYTGEPLIVRSPGRINLIGEHTDYNNGFVLPAAIDKAVYVAIGKNNSEVVRLFASAYNDFVETPLSAIVPAAKKTWTNYILGVVDQFQKRGYHVRGFDLAITGDVPLGAGLSSSAAVECAVAFALNEIFDFRLNRLDLVKLAQKAEHEFAGVMCGIMDQFASVFGKKDHVIKLDCRSLDFEYVPLKLKGYKLLLVDSQVKHSLASSAYNKRREECQMSVELIRKKYPIVLSLRDATPEMLYECIKPIDDILFKRASFVVNEIMRVPLACNDLTENNIQAFGQKMFTTHEGLSTQYEVSCRELDFLVDRVKVIPSVLGARMMGGGFGGCTLNIVEESTVDDLIDFLAQQYYEAFSINLKTYPVNLEEGTGIVGSSLV from the coding sequence ATGGTAGAAAGTTTGCGCAAGGTATTTTCTGGCCGGTACACGGGCGAACCGTTAATTGTGCGATCACCCGGGCGTATAAACCTGATTGGCGAGCACACCGATTATAACAATGGTTTTGTATTGCCAGCAGCCATCGATAAAGCCGTTTATGTGGCTATAGGTAAGAACAACAGCGAAGTTGTTCGCCTATTTGCTTCTGCGTACAATGATTTTGTTGAAACACCCTTATCGGCTATTGTGCCCGCTGCTAAAAAGACCTGGACTAATTATATACTCGGTGTAGTTGACCAATTTCAAAAACGGGGATACCACGTGCGCGGTTTTGATTTGGCTATAACGGGTGATGTGCCCCTCGGTGCTGGCTTATCATCGTCAGCTGCTGTGGAGTGCGCTGTGGCATTTGCGCTCAATGAAATTTTTGATTTCAGGCTAAACCGTCTGGATTTGGTAAAACTTGCCCAGAAGGCAGAGCATGAATTTGCAGGAGTGATGTGTGGCATAATGGATCAGTTTGCCAGTGTGTTTGGCAAGAAGGATCATGTTATTAAACTGGATTGCCGCTCGTTGGATTTTGAGTATGTGCCCCTTAAACTTAAGGGGTACAAGCTGCTGCTTGTTGATTCGCAGGTGAAGCATTCGCTTGCATCTTCTGCCTACAACAAAAGACGCGAAGAATGCCAGATGAGCGTGGAGTTGATCCGGAAGAAGTACCCAATCGTTTTAAGTTTGCGTGATGCAACGCCCGAAATGCTTTATGAATGCATTAAACCGATAGATGATATACTTTTTAAGCGAGCAAGCTTTGTGGTGAATGAAATTATGCGTGTACCCCTGGCATGCAACGACCTGACCGAGAACAACATCCAAGCGTTTGGGCAAAAGATGTTTACCACGCACGAAGGCCTGAGCACACAATATGAAGTGAGTTGCCGCGAACTGGATTTTTTAGTTGATCGGGTAAAAGTTATTCCATCGGTTTTAGGCGCCCGTATGATGGGCGGAGGCTTTGGGGGATGTACCCTTAATATTGTGGAAGAAAGCACAGTTGATGACCTTATTGATTTCCTTGCGCAGCAGTATTATGAGGCCTTCTCCATTAACCTGAAAACCTATCCGGTAAACCTGGAAGAAGGTACGGGCATTGTTGGTTCTAGTTTAGTTTAA
- a CDS encoding TonB family protein — protein MEPKKNPSKDIHRFSKHFFLLGIAISTALIIMAFEWRSRVGSYTPPSDPTGEMLYTYTDVPLVVTEAPEIPRQKEVKIFDLTKIEVAETETAPADDIVVETNSEVPVGTLQIEIPIETPSDTFLIVEKMPVPVGGFNTFYKHLAKSVKYPSLAKRTGTEGKVFVEFVINEFGEPVNFKVVQGIGAGCDEEAIRVLKLVRWEPGKQRGKPVAVRKILPVYFKLN, from the coding sequence ATGGAACCCAAGAAAAATCCTTCAAAAGACATTCATCGCTTTTCGAAACATTTCTTTTTACTCGGCATAGCCATCAGCACTGCGTTGATTATCATGGCCTTTGAATGGAGAAGTCGCGTAGGATCCTACACTCCCCCATCCGACCCTACAGGCGAAATGCTTTACACCTATACTGATGTGCCTTTAGTTGTTACAGAAGCACCGGAAATACCCAGGCAAAAAGAAGTAAAGATTTTTGATTTAACTAAGATTGAAGTTGCAGAAACAGAAACTGCTCCTGCTGATGACATTGTTGTTGAAACAAATAGTGAGGTTCCTGTTGGGACACTTCAGATTGAGATACCGATTGAAACCCCATCCGACACTTTTTTGATTGTGGAAAAAATGCCTGTGCCCGTTGGTGGGTTCAATACATTTTATAAACACCTGGCTAAATCCGTTAAATATCCATCGCTCGCCAAACGCACGGGTACCGAAGGTAAAGTTTTTGTAGAGTTTGTCATTAATGAATTTGGTGAGCCCGTAAACTTTAAAGTAGTGCAAGGAATTGGTGCGGGCTGCGATGAAGAAGCTATTCGTGTGCTTAAACTGGTGCGCTGGGAACCCGGCAAACAGCGCGGTAAACCGGTAGCCGTAAGAAAAATCCTTCCGGTTTATTTTAAACTAAACTAG
- a CDS encoding sigma-70 family RNA polymerase sigma factor produces MRRNSAWACELKGINVVHYRENQKYRLTFSCDFHKTFGLLSKDYPLLSDEEIRHEYTILEKSRKDPQAFGELYEKYFDKIFNFIYRQTDDEELTADLCSQTFLNALNNVNRFEFRGVPVSAWLYRIAANEVNKHYRKQKATRVFSIEEIRVKELVEIGSDGPDEELVQRMISYLKELPTEMLEVLELRFFEDKDFKEIAYILNITESGAKMRTYRALDRLRKNFKLSIKYDGKK; encoded by the coding sequence ATGAGGCGAAATAGCGCATGGGCTTGTGAACTAAAGGGAATCAATGTAGTGCATTATCGTGAAAATCAAAAATACCGCTTAACCTTCAGTTGTGACTTTCATAAAACCTTCGGATTATTAAGCAAAGATTACCCCTTGCTATCGGATGAAGAAATACGCCATGAGTATACCATCCTCGAAAAATCGAGAAAGGACCCGCAGGCGTTTGGCGAACTTTACGAAAAGTATTTCGACAAAATTTTCAATTTCATTTACCGGCAAACCGATGATGAAGAACTTACTGCCGACTTGTGTTCGCAGACTTTCCTTAATGCCCTGAACAATGTTAACCGGTTTGAATTCAGGGGTGTACCCGTATCGGCCTGGTTGTACCGTATCGCAGCCAACGAGGTAAACAAGCACTACCGGAAACAAAAAGCCACCCGTGTGTTCAGTATAGAAGAAATACGCGTAAAAGAATTGGTAGAGATTGGATCGGATGGGCCAGATGAAGAATTGGTGCAGCGCATGATCAGTTATTTAAAGGAACTACCTACCGAAATGCTGGAAGTGCTTGAACTTCGGTTTTTTGAAGACAAAGACTTTAAGGAAATTGCATACATTCTTAACATCACGGAAAGTGGTGCCAAGATGCGAACCTACCGGGCATTGGACCGGCTAAGAAAAAACTTTAAACTCAGCATCAAGTACGATGGGAAGAAATGA
- a CDS encoding YegS/Rv2252/BmrU family lipid kinase, whose translation MSEFKKLLFIINKYSGKGFRPQVEGKILDACEKNDVECTIEFTKRPGHATQLAKESMNNYDAVIAVGGDGTVNEVAQGLVDSNMPMGILPKGSGNGLARHLQIPMHLPKSLEILFKSSVQTMDTFLMNDKLSINVSGIGFDGHVANLFGENKKRGFWGYAKLVVREYVRFKTFDLAVEENGKILQLKKKFIVAIANSSQYGNNARISPQASVTDHLLHLAILKKVALHKGFRFAYLMFTRKLRNNDLYESLTLKEGSISTPKPVSYHIDGEPCGVDSLFRIKLKPASLRILVPVNRKKDI comes from the coding sequence ATGAGCGAATTTAAGAAGCTATTATTCATTATCAATAAATATTCAGGCAAGGGCTTTCGACCCCAGGTCGAAGGGAAAATTTTAGATGCTTGTGAGAAAAACGATGTAGAATGCACAATTGAATTTACCAAAAGGCCAGGGCATGCTACCCAGTTGGCCAAAGAAAGTATGAATAACTATGATGCCGTTATTGCCGTGGGTGGTGATGGCACGGTTAACGAAGTAGCACAAGGGCTTGTTGATTCGAACATGCCAATGGGAATATTGCCGAAAGGATCAGGGAACGGATTGGCACGCCATCTTCAAATCCCTATGCACTTACCAAAATCATTGGAGATACTTTTCAAAAGCAGCGTACAAACTATGGACACTTTCCTGATGAATGATAAGCTCTCCATAAATGTTTCGGGTATTGGTTTTGACGGGCATGTGGCCAACCTGTTTGGCGAAAATAAAAAACGAGGATTTTGGGGATACGCTAAACTGGTAGTACGCGAATATGTTCGCTTTAAAACTTTCGACCTGGCCGTTGAAGAAAACGGAAAAATCCTTCAGTTAAAAAAGAAATTTATAGTGGCCATTGCAAATTCATCACAATACGGTAACAACGCACGCATCTCACCACAAGCCTCTGTTACCGATCACTTGCTTCACCTGGCTATCCTCAAAAAAGTCGCGTTGCATAAAGGTTTCAGGTTTGCCTACCTGATGTTTACGCGCAAGCTTCGAAACAACGATCTGTACGAATCCCTTACCCTGAAAGAAGGATCGATTAGTACACCGAAACCAGTATCGTACCATATTGATGGTGAGCCTTGTGGTGTTGATTCATTGTTCAGGATAAAACTTAAACCTGCATCGCTGCGCATTCTGGTACCGGTTAATCGTAAAAAGGATATCTAG
- a CDS encoding acyl carrier protein, translated as MSDVSEKVARILIDKLGIAESEINPEANLVKDLGIDSLDYAEIVMDFEQTFDIRIPDDDAEKLATIGAAVNYIEEKLKAKK; from the coding sequence ATGTCTGACGTATCTGAAAAAGTTGCCCGCATACTTATTGATAAATTGGGAATTGCCGAGTCAGAAATAAACCCGGAGGCCAATTTGGTGAAAGACCTTGGCATCGATTCCCTTGATTATGCAGAGATTGTTATGGATTTTGAACAAACTTTCGACATCCGCATTCCAGATGACGATGCCGAAAAACTTGCCACCATTGGTGCCGCGGTGAACTATATTGAAGAAAAACTCAAAGCGAAAAAATAA
- a CDS encoding HAMP domain-containing histidine kinase — protein sequence MDYKFNWKSPVVPRIIFLAISILAFGYFMFDRGSYIVALTFLAITLFQIKQLIDMVDQSNKDIASFLDSVSFDDFSATFKTDSKDPYVQRFHDELNEALAKLRNKRQEKDTEYLFYKNIVMHVGIGLVIFNEHTGKIEICNSAARKLLKVTKADVLDDLKEIDGNLVHIFQKLKTGGRELIRLKIGEDIFQLSIYAIELTLRGENMKLISLQNIQSELEEKEMEAWQNLVRVLTHEIMNSVTPISSLAGTMEDEIRDHVNATEDKPLQREQLADIHLSLQTISKRSENLIQFVKEFRSLTHIPKPRLQSFLVCSLLDEIAMLHKKELTEKNIRLTIELDPPDLTILADRGLIEQVLINLVKNASQAFEDQEEKNITIRGYFNDKLRPVISVKDNGTGIDPEALEKIFIPFFTTKKTGSGIGLSLSRQIMRQHQGSLTVKSTVGKGTEFFMRF from the coding sequence ATGGACTATAAGTTCAACTGGAAATCCCCGGTTGTTCCCCGGATAATCTTTCTGGCCATCAGCATCCTGGCCTTCGGTTATTTTATGTTCGATCGTGGAAGCTACATTGTGGCGCTTACGTTTTTGGCCATCACGTTGTTCCAAATCAAGCAACTCATTGACATGGTAGATCAGTCAAACAAAGACATCGCTTCATTTTTAGATTCCGTTAGCTTTGATGATTTTTCTGCCACTTTCAAAACCGACAGTAAAGATCCATATGTGCAGCGCTTTCATGATGAACTAAATGAAGCACTGGCCAAACTCAGGAATAAACGACAGGAAAAAGATACGGAATACCTATTCTATAAAAACATTGTCATGCATGTAGGTATTGGTTTGGTCATTTTCAATGAGCACACCGGAAAAATTGAAATCTGCAACAGTGCAGCACGCAAATTACTTAAAGTAACAAAAGCCGATGTACTGGATGACCTGAAAGAAATTGATGGTAACCTGGTGCATATTTTTCAAAAACTAAAAACAGGCGGGCGTGAATTAATACGACTAAAAATCGGTGAAGATATTTTTCAACTTTCCATTTATGCCATTGAGCTTACCCTGCGTGGCGAAAACATGAAACTTATTTCGCTTCAAAACATCCAAAGCGAGCTGGAAGAAAAAGAAATGGAGGCCTGGCAAAACCTGGTGCGTGTGCTTACACACGAAATCATGAATTCAGTTACACCCATTTCGTCATTGGCAGGCACGATGGAAGATGAAATCAGGGACCACGTTAATGCCACAGAAGATAAGCCTTTGCAAAGGGAACAACTTGCCGACATCCACCTTTCCCTGCAAACCATTAGCAAGCGAAGTGAAAACCTGATCCAGTTTGTAAAAGAGTTCAGAAGCCTGACCCATATACCCAAACCCCGCCTGCAGTCGTTTTTAGTATGCTCCTTGCTTGATGAAATAGCCATGCTGCACAAAAAAGAACTCACCGAAAAAAATATCCGGTTAACAATCGAACTTGATCCACCTGACTTAACCATATTGGCAGACCGGGGCTTGATTGAGCAGGTGCTCATAAACCTCGTTAAAAATGCCAGTCAGGCGTTTGAGGATCAGGAGGAGAAGAACATTACTATCCGCGGTTATTTCAACGACAAACTTAGGCCTGTTATTTCAGTAAAGGATAATGGTACGGGCATCGACCCGGAAGCCCTGGAAAAAATATTCATACCCTTTTTTACAACCAAGAAAACAGGCTCTGGAATTGGCCTGAGTCTATCGCGCCAGATCATGCGCCAGCACCAAGGATCATTAACAGTAAAATCAACGGTTGGCAAAGGCACTGAATTTTTTATGCGCTTTTAA
- a CDS encoding sigma-54-dependent Fis family transcriptional regulator produces the protein MIDDDEDVLLAAKMLLKKQNHHVIIEKNPNKIPFLLNNDTYDVILLDMNFSKDITSGKEGFYWLEKILEKDPNAVVILITAFGDVEMAVKALKQGATDFILKPWQNEKLIATISTAIRLKQSYNEVDKLRKAKEMLEEQISKPFGEIIGESPAIKEVFGLIDKVAKTDANVLILGENGTGKELIARAIHQRSLRSDKSFVSVDMGAITETLFESELFGHKKGAFTDAREDRPGRFELANGGTLFLDEIGNLSMALQSKLLSALQSRQVTRVGANQPMPVDIRLICATNMPLHQMVEQGTFRQDLLYRINTVEIKVPPLSDRVEDIALLAQHYLEYYSRKYHKQVTTISANAMDKLKRYAWPGNIRELQHAIERAVIMTDSASLQESDFLFSRPVSSLSAETLNLDEVEKAAITKALNLHSGNISKAADELGLTRASLYRRMEKYGL, from the coding sequence ATGATCGATGACGATGAGGATGTTTTATTGGCAGCCAAGATGTTGCTGAAAAAGCAAAACCACCATGTAATCATAGAAAAGAACCCAAACAAAATCCCGTTCCTGCTCAACAACGATACCTATGACGTTATCCTGTTGGATATGAATTTCAGCAAGGACATTACCAGCGGTAAAGAAGGCTTCTATTGGCTTGAAAAAATACTGGAGAAAGACCCCAATGCCGTGGTGATACTCATTACAGCTTTTGGTGACGTGGAGATGGCCGTGAAGGCACTTAAACAAGGTGCAACGGATTTCATCCTGAAACCGTGGCAAAACGAAAAACTTATTGCAACCATATCAACGGCCATCCGGTTGAAACAATCTTACAACGAAGTGGACAAGCTTCGCAAAGCCAAGGAAATGCTGGAAGAACAGATCAGCAAACCGTTCGGTGAAATCATCGGGGAAAGCCCGGCCATTAAAGAAGTTTTCGGATTAATTGATAAGGTAGCCAAAACCGATGCCAATGTACTGATACTGGGTGAGAACGGCACCGGCAAAGAACTGATTGCACGCGCCATCCACCAGCGATCACTGCGCAGCGATAAAAGTTTTGTTTCGGTTGATATGGGCGCCATCACAGAAACCCTTTTTGAAAGCGAACTGTTCGGTCACAAAAAAGGAGCCTTTACAGATGCGCGGGAAGACCGGCCCGGACGGTTTGAACTGGCCAATGGTGGCACATTATTCCTGGATGAAATCGGTAACCTGAGCATGGCCCTGCAGAGTAAATTACTCAGTGCATTGCAATCGCGGCAGGTTACCCGTGTGGGTGCCAACCAACCTATGCCGGTTGATATTCGATTGATTTGTGCTACCAACATGCCCCTTCACCAAATGGTGGAACAAGGAACCTTCCGGCAGGATTTGTTATACCGCATCAACACCGTTGAAATAAAAGTACCGCCCCTCTCCGACCGCGTGGAAGATATTGCTTTGCTGGCACAACATTACCTGGAGTATTATTCACGTAAATACCACAAGCAGGTAACTACCATTTCCGCGAATGCCATGGATAAATTAAAGCGCTACGCATGGCCCGGGAACATCCGCGAATTACAACATGCTATCGAGCGGGCAGTAATCATGACCGACTCCGCTTCGCTGCAGGAAAGCGACTTCCTGTTCAGTCGCCCGGTTTCATCGCTATCAGCCGAAACCCTGAACCTGGACGAAGTTGAAAAAGCGGCCATTACCAAAGCGCTTAACCTGCATAGCGGAAACATTTCAAAAGCAGCCGATGAATTGGGCTTAACACGCGCCTCGCTTTACAGGAGAATGGAAAAGTATGGACTATAA